CGTGCGCCTGGAGTCTCCGGACGACGAGCTGGCCGGTTCTGCCAGTCGCTCCCGCGACCAACACGGTCCCTTTGAATGGTGCTTTCATCAGGGCTTCTCCTTCATTTTAAAAATCATTCGCTACAATTTCTTGTCTGGCCTACATGCTCAAGGAAACATAGAGAACTTAACGTTCATGATCATCGTCAAATCAACGATGGCATGCAGCACGAACACGGTGCGCAGGTCGCGGTACCAGAAAAACGCCAGCGCCCAGCTCAGGGCGATCATGAGCTGGATCGGAAAAAAGAATGGCTTGAACGGGCTGGTCTGGACGACGTGTTCCGGCAGAATGGCGAGCCAGAAGAGTCCGTGAATCAAGCCGCTGTAAATCATGAAGAAGAGAAAGCCGACGGCGAAGCCCGCCCACTGGTTCTTGGTAACTTTGCCGATGAGCGTTTGGCCAAGACGAAACATGGCGTAAAACATGAAGGTCTCCGCGATGCCGTTGCCAACGCTGAAGATGAGGGCGCTCCAGACGTCGAGCGTCCGGCCTCCGTCGGTTGTAGAGTTGGAGTAGATGTAGGCGTTCAGGCCGAGAATCACTACTGAGAAGATGAGTAGGCCGATGCGCCGCGCGTCGTATGGCGGCTCGGGAGCGGTGATATCTTTGCGGAAAAAGACCACACCAATGAGGATGGCGATGGCCCAGTAGATGTAGATTTGCAGCGGCGCTGGAATGGTTTCCATTGATCGTGAAGGTTTTGGTTAAGAGTTGGAAATTTCTTCAACCGGCTCGAACGCTTCGGCGTGGTAAGAGCTGCGCACGAACGGGCCGGACTGCACATGCCGGAATCCGGCGTCGAGCGCGATTTCGCGGTATCGCTCGAACTCTTCGGGCGTCACGTAACGGCTCACCGGCAGATGCGTGGCGGTCGGTTGCAGGTACTGGCCGATAGTCACCATGTCGCAGCCGTGAGCACGCAGGTCGCGCAGCGCGGCATTGACCTCCTCCGGCGTTTCGCCCATGCCGACCATCATGCCGGATTTCGTGGCTAGCCGGAATTGGCGCTTCGCCCGTTCGATCACCGCGAGCGAGCGTTCGTACGAGGCTTGCGGGCGCACGCTGGCATAGCGTGACGGTACGGTTTCGATGTTGTGGTTCAGCACTTCGGGTCGCTCTCGCATCACCGAATCGAGCGCTTGTTCATCACCCTGAAAATCGGGAATGAGGCACTCGATGCTGACACCGGGATTCACTTCACGGATCGCGCGGATGGTTTCGACCCAGTGCGCTGCGCCACCGTCCGCAAGGTCGTCGCGATTGACGCTCGTCAGCACGGCGTGCCGGAGCTTCATCGCTTTCACCGCCTCGCCGATTTTCGCCGTTTCCTCCGGATCGGGCATCGCCGGACGGCGCTCGGTGCCGACCGCGCAGAAACGGCACGAGCGGGTGCAGACGTTGCCGAGCAAGAGGAACGTTGCTGTGCCTTTCGACCAGCACTCGTGCAGGTTCGGGCACATCGCTGAGCGGCACACGGTGTGCAGGCTGTGCTTGTTGAGCAGCTTTTTGGTCGAAGCGAACGACGAGCCGGAGGTGAGCTTGATCTTGAGCCAGTCGGGTTTCTTTCCGGGACCGGAGTTCATGCGGCGTTGTCGGGCTGAGGGTGAAAAAGTTTTCACGAATATAGCCAATCCTGACAATTATGCCCGCTATCGTCAGACGAGTGAGGTGGACGAAATGGGATAACGGCCTGTCGAACTTTGCTTCTTTTCTGTTGTCATTGCGAAGAGCGTAGCGATGCGGCCATCGATCTTCATGATAAATGCGCATGAATTGCTTCGCTCGACAAGTCGGGATCGAAATACTGGAAATTAATCGTTGGTCAATCCGACTGGCTGCTCATTGGACACGGATTAAAGAAAATCCATACATTGTTCAATGGAACTGCCCGGTTCAACCTCTCATCGCTCCGATCATGAAAAAGCTTTTCGCGGTTTTTGTGGCTTTCATCACAGCAGCGCTGCTGCCTGCTCTTGGTTCAGCAAAATCTTCTTCCTGCCCGCTCGGGTTCGGTCTTTACAGCTATGAACAGTACTCGCAAATCAATGCCCAGACCTACTGGAAGTGCGACTATCCGGTGTTTGAGAGCTCGAAAATTGGTGACATCATCAATGCGTCAATCCTGAAAGCGGTCGTCAGCCAAACCCCTTCGCCTGACTCGAAACCGACGGCAACGAGCGTCGAAGCAGCGGCGAGCGCTTTCATCAAAGGGTGCGACGAGCAGATGAACGATGAGCAGGTGCACTCATGGCCGTGGCAATCGGAGACCACCGGCGAGGTGCTGCTCGACCAGCCCGGCCTGGTGACGGTCTCGATCTTTACCTACGCCTTCACCGGTGGCGCTCACGGCATGAGCGTCACGCAATACCTGGTGTTCGACACGGCCACCGGCAAGCAGCTCGGGCTGACCGATATTTTTGCGCAGGGATTCGAGGCGCAGCTCGACAAGCTGATCGAACGCCGATTCCGGCAGATTCGGGGCTTGTCGGAAACCGATCCGCTCAACGGAGAAAAAGGCGGGCTTTTCGAGAACAAAATCAAGCACAACGACAACTTTGCCGTGACCGGTTCCGGGATCCGCTTCCTCTACAATCAATACGACATCGCCCCCTACGCCGCCGGTCAGATCACCGTCGATCTCTCTTTCGATGACCTGAAAGGCATCCTTAAACCCTTGCCAGAACTCAAATCGATCAAGCCATGATGCGCTTCAACTGTCGATCCGCCGCGAAAAAACACGGCCAATTGCGCTTCGTGTTTCTGCCGATTTTGTGGATAGCGTTGATAATCGCCTGCCCGAAGTCGGCCTTCGCCAAAGACTACGCGCAGGCGAAAGTCGAAACGCTTGAGGTCACCTCGACCAATTACGCCGGGCAGCCGCTGTCGTATCCCCAATTGGGAATACCTGAGGTGACGGCGCTCGTTGTGCACATGCCGCCCGGCAGCTCGACCGGCTGGCACAAGCATCCGGTGCCGGTTTACGCCTACATGCTCGAAGGCGAATTGACGGTGCGGACGGAGAATGGTGTCGAGAAGAAATTCGTGAAAGGGGAGCCGATCATCGAGGTACTGAACCTCATGCACAACGGCACCAACACCGGCAAGGGGACTGCGAGCCTCGTCGTGTTTTACACCGGATTTGAGGGCGTGCCGAATGTTATCAAGGCCGACTGTCCGAAGCCCTGACTTTTCGTTAAAAACGATTGAAACCAGTAACGTTTGATTGCCATGAATCTTTTGTCCAGCAGATACGGAAAAGTGTTAACCGCCATTCTGGGCCTCGGTGTTTTTGCCCTGTCGGGATGTGGCAACAACGACCGCTCCGATGGCTACGGGAACTTCGAGGCGACCGAGATTGTCGTGTCGTCCGAAGCCTCCGGCAAGCTGATTCGCTACGATGTCGATGATGGCGTGCGGCTCGACAAGGGGCAGGTGGCCGCCGTGGTCGATACCACCCAGCTTGCGCTCGACCGCAGGCAGCTTCGGGCGCAGCTCAAGGCGCTGCTCGAACAAAAGCCGTCGGTCATCGCCGAAGCCAACGTCTATCGCCAGCAGCGTCGCAACATCCAGCGCGATCTCGACCGCTACACGCGGTTGGTCAAAGAGGGCGCTGTGTCGGTCAAAACGCTCGAAAATGTTCAGGATCAGGCCCGCGTCATCGATCAGCAGATCAGTGCGGTCGATTCAAAAATTCCGACCATCAATTCACAGGCAAAAGCTCTCCGGGATCAGATCGGCAAGGTCGATGACCAGATTACGAAAGCTGTCGTGCGCAACCCGGCCAAAGGCGTCGTGCTGGCAAAATACGCCGAGCCGGGTGAAGTAGTGAGCTACGGAAAGCCGCTCTACCGGATTGCCGATACCGGTTCGATGTATCTTCGCGTGTGGATCTCCGAAACGCAGCTTTCGCAGGTCAAGATCGGCCAGAAGGTCGATGTGTTGATCGACGAAGAGAAGGCTGCGAGCAAGCATCTGACTGGCGTGATTACCTGGATTTCGTCGAAAGCCGAGTTCACGCCAAAGATCATCCAGACCCGCGAAGACCGCGTCAACATGGTCTATGCGGTCAAGGTGCTGGTTGAAAATCCGGATGGCGTGCTGAAGATTGGCATGCCGGGCGAAATCCGCTTCATCGCCAAAGACGGGAAATGAAGTCGGCGATCAAGACAGAGCGGCTTGGCAAGAAATTCGGCACCGTCGATGCGCTCCGCGAGGCAAGCCTGTCGGTGGCCGAAGCCGAGCTGTTCGGGCTGATCGGGGCTGACGGAGCGGGCAAAACCACGCTTCTGCGCATCCTCGCCACGCTGCTCGTGCCTGACGAAGGCAAGGCGACGATGCTCGGCCTTGATACGGTGGTTGGATACCGCGAAATCCGGACGCGCATAGGCTACATGCCGGGGCGATTTTCGCTCTATCAGGACCTCAGCGTCGAGGAGAATCTCAACTTTTTTGCCACTGTGTTCGGTGCGACCGTCGAGGAGAACTACGACCTCATCCGCGACATCTACGTGCAGCTCGAACCGTTCCGCACGCGCCGCGCCGGGCAGCTCTCTGGCGGTATGAAACAGAAGCTCGCGCTCTGCTGCGCTTTGGTGCACCGTCCTGAACTGCTGCTCCTCGACGAACCGACCACCGGCGTTGACGCCGTCTCGCGCCAGGAGTTCTGGCAGATGCTCCAGCGCCTGAAATCGCAAGGAATTACGATACTCGTCTCGACGCCCTACATGGACGAAGCGGTGCTCTGCGACCGGGTGGCCTTCATGCAGGAGGGGCGAATCCTCGCCATCGACACGCCGCAGGGCATCACGAAGCTCTTCAAGCGCCCGCTCTTCGCCGTGCGCGCAAGTGACAAGCACAAGCTCATTGCCGAGTTGCGTGGCTACGAGCACGCCCGGTCGGCCTACGCCTTCGGCAGCTCGGTGCATTTTACGGATGCGCGAGATGACGCAAACCCGTCCGAGCTGGCGACGTGGCTCCGCTCGCGGGGGTTCGACGACGCGACCGTCGAGCGAGTCGAACCGGGCATCGAGGATACTTTCATGTCGCTGATGGAAGAATCTTCGACGGAAAAGGGGCATGGCAATGGCTGAAGCGGTCATTCAGACAGAAAAGCTGACCCGCAAGTTCGGCAGCTTTACGGCGGTTGACGAACTTTCGTTCAGCGTGGCTGCTGGCGAAATCTTCGGCTTCCTTGGAGCCAACGGAGCAGGGAAGACCACCGCCATGAAGATGCTCACCGGCCTGCTTGCTCCCACCTCCGGCAAGGCGACCGTGGCGGGCTTCGACGTCTATCGCCAGACCGAATCAATCCGCCGCAGCATCGGCTACATGAGCCAGCGCTTTTCGCTGTATGATGATTTGACTCCGCGTGAAAACATCCGCTTCTTCGGCGGCATCTACGGACTCGGTTCGTCGGAACTGCGCGAAAAAGGGGAGCGGCTGCTCGAATCGCTCGACCTGAAAGAGGCCGCCGACACGCGCCTGGTCGCGCTGCCGCTCGGCTGGAAGCAGAAGCTCGCCTTTTCGGTGGCGCTCCTGCACGAGCCGAAGCTCATCTTTCTCGACGAACCAACCGGCGGCGTCGATCCGGTCACGCGGCGGCGCTTCTGGGACATGATCTACGAAGCCGCCGACCGCGGCGTCACAGTCTTCGTCACCACGCACTACATGGACGAAGCCGAATACTGCGACCGCGTTTCCATCATGGTCGATGGCCGAATCGCCGCGCTCGACACGCCGGAGGAGTTGAAAAAGAGTTTCGGGGCCGAAACGATGAACGAGGTGTTCATCCAGCTTGCCCGACCGGCGAAGAGGGGGAGTAAATCAATTGATAGTTGATAATTGAAAAATCGGGATCGGGGAAGTTTTGTAGGGGCTGGCCTTGCGCCCGCCCTCCTACTTGAATGGTCGAAATCAACCGGAATCAAGAAATTGGGCTAAAGCCCATGAAAATATGACCTTATTCCAACCCCGGCTTGAAAGCCGGGGCAACATGAATGTAAAAGTCTTGAATGTCCAGAGGGTTAAAACCCTCCTGAATGTAAGATCAGGTTAAGTGGTCTGTCAAGGAATCTCTCTTGTCCTGAATGGAGGGCAATTCAATCTTCAATTAATTGCCCCGGACTTCAGTCCGGGGTTAATTGATAAGGCATAATAAATCAGGGCTTTAGCCCAATTTCTTTTGATGATTGATTTCAATTTTTGGTCATCACAACAACATCTATCAATTAGAAAGCAGCCCCAACATAGACTTATGAATGACAGATAAAGCATGATGAAACGGTTCATCGCATTCATCAGGAAAGAATTCTACCACATCGTGCGTGACCGGCGGACGGCGGCAATTCTGTTCGGGATGCCGATTCTTCAGTTGCTGCTCTTCGGCTACGCGATCCGCAACGAGGTCTCGGAAGTCCGCACGGGCATTCTCGATATGTCGCACGACACCGTCACCGAGGCGATTACCGACAAGCTGTTCTCGTCGGGCACCTTCATCTTTGCCGGTAACCTGCAGAGCGAGAAAGAGATAGCACCAGCTTTCGCGGCGGGGCAGATGAACGAGGTGGTGGTCTTCGAGCCGGACTTCGCCAGGCGGCTGCTAAAGGATGGCGTTGCGCAGATGCAGGTCGTCACGGACGGTTCCGATCCCAACGTGTCGCGCATCGTGACCGGCTACACGCAGGCGGTGGTGCGCGATTATCTTGCCGA
This portion of the Chlorobaculum parvum NCIB 8327 genome encodes:
- the lipA gene encoding lipoyl synthase; translation: MNSGPGKKPDWLKIKLTSGSSFASTKKLLNKHSLHTVCRSAMCPNLHECWSKGTATFLLLGNVCTRSCRFCAVGTERRPAMPDPEETAKIGEAVKAMKLRHAVLTSVNRDDLADGGAAHWVETIRAIREVNPGVSIECLIPDFQGDEQALDSVMRERPEVLNHNIETVPSRYASVRPQASYERSLAVIERAKRQFRLATKSGMMVGMGETPEEVNAALRDLRAHGCDMVTIGQYLQPTATHLPVSRYVTPEEFERYREIALDAGFRHVQSGPFVRSSYHAEAFEPVEEISNS
- a CDS encoding DUF3298 and DUF4163 domain-containing protein produces the protein MKKLFAVFVAFITAALLPALGSAKSSSCPLGFGLYSYEQYSQINAQTYWKCDYPVFESSKIGDIINASILKAVVSQTPSPDSKPTATSVEAAASAFIKGCDEQMNDEQVHSWPWQSETTGEVLLDQPGLVTVSIFTYAFTGGAHGMSVTQYLVFDTATGKQLGLTDIFAQGFEAQLDKLIERRFRQIRGLSETDPLNGEKGGLFENKIKHNDNFAVTGSGIRFLYNQYDIAPYAAGQITVDLSFDDLKGILKPLPELKSIKP
- a CDS encoding cupin domain-containing protein; its protein translation is MMRFNCRSAAKKHGQLRFVFLPILWIALIIACPKSAFAKDYAQAKVETLEVTSTNYAGQPLSYPQLGIPEVTALVVHMPPGSSTGWHKHPVPVYAYMLEGELTVRTENGVEKKFVKGEPIIEVLNLMHNGTNTGKGTASLVVFYTGFEGVPNVIKADCPKP
- a CDS encoding HlyD family secretion protein, producing MNLLSSRYGKVLTAILGLGVFALSGCGNNDRSDGYGNFEATEIVVSSEASGKLIRYDVDDGVRLDKGQVAAVVDTTQLALDRRQLRAQLKALLEQKPSVIAEANVYRQQRRNIQRDLDRYTRLVKEGAVSVKTLENVQDQARVIDQQISAVDSKIPTINSQAKALRDQIGKVDDQITKAVVRNPAKGVVLAKYAEPGEVVSYGKPLYRIADTGSMYLRVWISETQLSQVKIGQKVDVLIDEEKAASKHLTGVITWISSKAEFTPKIIQTREDRVNMVYAVKVLVENPDGVLKIGMPGEIRFIAKDGK
- a CDS encoding ABC transporter ATP-binding protein; the encoded protein is MKSAIKTERLGKKFGTVDALREASLSVAEAELFGLIGADGAGKTTLLRILATLLVPDEGKATMLGLDTVVGYREIRTRIGYMPGRFSLYQDLSVEENLNFFATVFGATVEENYDLIRDIYVQLEPFRTRRAGQLSGGMKQKLALCCALVHRPELLLLDEPTTGVDAVSRQEFWQMLQRLKSQGITILVSTPYMDEAVLCDRVAFMQEGRILAIDTPQGITKLFKRPLFAVRASDKHKLIAELRGYEHARSAYAFGSSVHFTDARDDANPSELATWLRSRGFDDATVERVEPGIEDTFMSLMEESSTEKGHGNG
- a CDS encoding ABC transporter ATP-binding protein, with the translated sequence MAEAVIQTEKLTRKFGSFTAVDELSFSVAAGEIFGFLGANGAGKTTAMKMLTGLLAPTSGKATVAGFDVYRQTESIRRSIGYMSQRFSLYDDLTPRENIRFFGGIYGLGSSELREKGERLLESLDLKEAADTRLVALPLGWKQKLAFSVALLHEPKLIFLDEPTGGVDPVTRRRFWDMIYEAADRGVTVFVTTHYMDEAEYCDRVSIMVDGRIAALDTPEELKKSFGAETMNEVFIQLARPAKRGSKSIDS